One window of the Eucalyptus grandis isolate ANBG69807.140 chromosome 8, ASM1654582v1, whole genome shotgun sequence genome contains the following:
- the LOC104415689 gene encoding flavonoid 3',5'-methyltransferase produces the protein MEQGWDKGEILASKALSKYILETNAYPREHEQLKELREATVQKYQMRSIMSVPADEGQLISMMLKLMNAKKTIEIGVFTGYSLLTTALALPADGKIIAIDPDKEAYEIGLPYIKKAGVDHKINFIQSDAFLVLNNLIVNSQEEGTFDFAFADAKKDDYMKFHELMLKLVKVGGLIGYDDTLWFGAVALSETDEMSDQLKLWRDHLRELNSFLGKDPRVECCLLSVGGGLTLCRRLY, from the exons ATGGAGCAAGGCTGGGACAAGGGCGAGATCCTGGCAAGCAAAGCTCTCTCGAAG TACATATTGGAGACGAATGCATATCCGAGAGAGCACGAGCAGCTAAAAGAACTCAGGGAGGCCACGGTCCAAAAGTACCAAATGCG GAGTATAATGAGCGTGCCGGCTGATGAGGGGCAGCTAATCTCCATGATGTTGAAGCTCATGAATGCGAAGAAAACAATCGAGATCGGAGTCTTCACGGGCTATTCTCTTCTCACCACCGCACTTGCACTTCCGGCCGACGGCAAG ATAATAGCAATAGACCCGGATAAGGAGGCCTATGAAATTGGCCTGCCATATATCAAAAAAGCCGGAGTCGATCATAAGATCAACTTCATCCAGTCGGATGCTTTCTTAGTTCTGAACAACCTTATCGTGAAT AGCCAAGAAGAGGGGACCTTTGATTTTGCTTTCGCGGATGCCAAGAAGGACGACTACATGAAATTCCACGAGCTGATGCTCAAGCTGGTGAAGGTCGGAGGACTGATCGGGTACGACGACACCCTGTGGTTTGGTGCGGTCGCGCTCTCCGAAACCGATGAGATGAGCGACCAGCTGAAGCTCTGGAGAGACCACCTCAGGGAGCTCAACAGCTTCCTGGGGAAGGATCCACGTGTCGAGTGCTGTCTTCTTTCTGTCGGAGGTGGCCTCACGCTTTGTAGGCGCCTCTATTAG